The Methanospirillum lacunae region CTTTGCGATGATGATGGCAGTCACGAGACTTCGTCTTCATCGTCTCGAACAGATTTCAAGGAGATACCCTTTCTCGGTTTTGCCTATTCTTTCGTACCTTGAACACAAGAGGCATGAGGTTGCGAACCTCCGGGCTATTGCAAGGGGAAAACAGTTCGGCCTTGATGCTGACCATATCAGGCGATACTTGGTTATGTAGAGGGAGTCATGGCCTATCAGACTGATGTGAAACCAACCCGTGCCGGCCTTCTTGCACTTAAAAACAGACTCAGGATGGCTCGGAAGGCATACAATATCTTGAGTATGAAATTAGACGGGTTGATCCTTGAGGTGACACGTCTTGCTCCTCAGGTAAAAAAGGAGCACGAACTCTTGATCAAACGCTACAACCGGACCCGGTTTCTGATTGCCGCAGCGTATATGATAGAAGGAACAGTAGGTGTGACCGTCGCTGCCTACTCGGTTGAGGTAAAGCCAGAAATCGACCTCTCACAGCGCAATGTCTTTGGAGTCAAAGTTCCGGTGATCACCGGAAAAAACGTTAAGACAGACGTGATTGAACGAGGGTACGGACTGCTTGGAACAACCCTTGTCATTGACGATCTCGCTGACTCATACGAAGAACTCCTCGATGCCATTATCGTATACGCAGGAAATGAAGCAACACTTAAGCGTCTTTTGGCAGAGATTGAGCGGATCAGCAGAAGAGTCAAGGCACTTGAACACATGGTTATCCCAACTCTTGAGGAGACTGAACTGTATATCTCCCGGATGCGTGATGAGATGGAACGTGAGGATACGAGCAGGCTCTTTCATGTAAAAAGAAGAAAAGAGGAAGCAGCTGAAAAGACTGATCAGGAGAGGAAAAACAAAGCCCTGGAATGAGTTGGATCAGACCAGTGGGCCGGGTGTCTTTTCTCCAATTACCGGAAGAGCTGTGTGGCTGACCAGAATCTGATTTGGTATTACAGCAAGCCGTGCCAGAAGCAGTTCCTTGCCTCTCCTGGTGAGGATAAAGATAGGAACTACAGTTCCTGCCTGCATGAGAGCCTTTTTTCCGCATACTTCCCTGATATGACGGGATGCACAGCCGGTTGAAATGTCAGCAACTTCTGAGATTCTTACTGCATCCTCACGTGAGGTCCCGGTGACATGAACAGCCATGATAATAGCAGAAGGATCTGCGTTTCTCACGGCTTCTGCCGCATCTGCACCTGCAACGGTTACAAGCAGACGGGAATATCCAGCCTTGTGTGCAGCAGCAATTCCGGCTAGTGGATCTATGGATGCATACACTGGATCAGGAACGATTCCTCCACCGGCTTCTATCCGTTCAATGACAGACCTGATTGGAGAGGTTGAGACAAGGCCCGACATCCGGCCTCCAATCCCCTGGGCCATTGCTGGATCAGTCACTACAACTGTTCCCGCACCATCACATGCCAGAACTGCTGCATCAATGATCCCTGAGGCGAGACCCGTGCGGGTGAGCTCAGACGCACCGAATCCGACAAAATCATCATCAGAAATGAGTGAACGTTCAGGAGTACACATCCCAAATGCTTCAATCCGGTTCTCAATATTTTTCTTTACCGCTTCTGGTGTGAACTCTTCGACCGGGCATGCAAATCTTTTTGCAAGAGGGCAATCGGTGATAACTGCTTCGCCGACCTCCACAACTTTTCCATCCCGAACAACTATTCTGGATCGTCCAATCGCTTCAATGATGTGTTCATCAGTCATGGATACCTCTTAAGAGCGAGAATGGCCCCTCCTGCAAGAGCAGGGAAAAGGATTAGAAAGCCAGAACCAGATTGCTGTGTCTGGGTTGGCGTCGGAGTTGGTGGGAGAGGGAAGGGAGTGCGGGTAGGGCCTGGAGTGAAGACCGGAGTAGGTTCATCAGTTTGTCTGGCTGTTGTCGTCGTACTGACCGGAGCAGGAGTTACATCAGCAGTCTCCTCTGCTGTGGTTACTGCGGCACTTACTC contains the following coding sequences:
- a CDS encoding V-type ATP synthase subunit D, which produces MAYQTDVKPTRAGLLALKNRLRMARKAYNILSMKLDGLILEVTRLAPQVKKEHELLIKRYNRTRFLIAAAYMIEGTVGVTVAAYSVEVKPEIDLSQRNVFGVKVPVITGKNVKTDVIERGYGLLGTTLVIDDLADSYEELLDAIIVYAGNEATLKRLLAEIERISRRVKALEHMVIPTLEETELYISRMRDEMEREDTSRLFHVKRRKEEAAEKTDQERKNKALE
- a CDS encoding methanogenesis marker 8 protein, giving the protein MTDEHIIEAIGRSRIVVRDGKVVEVGEAVITDCPLAKRFACPVEEFTPEAVKKNIENRIEAFGMCTPERSLISDDDFVGFGASELTRTGLASGIIDAAVLACDGAGTVVVTDPAMAQGIGGRMSGLVSTSPIRSVIERIEAGGGIVPDPVYASIDPLAGIAAAHKAGYSRLLVTVAGADAAEAVRNADPSAIIMAVHVTGTSREDAVRISEVADISTGCASRHIREVCGKKALMQAGTVVPIFILTRRGKELLLARLAVIPNQILVSHTALPVIGEKTPGPLV